The genomic segment TCTGCCACCCGTGCAGCGTCGTCGGCGGTTAAGGCGAACACCGAGACGGTGTCGTTCAGCCGACACGCGGGCACCACGCCGCGGTTAGAGAGCCAGCCTTTGGTGGGCTTAAGGCCGACGATATTATTAAACCCGGCGGGCACGCGCCCGGAGCCTGCGGTATCGGTGCCGAGCGCAAACGCCACCAGACCGCGCGCAACCGCTGAGGCTGATCCGGAACTGGAGCCGCCGCTGACATAAGCCGGGTTGAAGGTGTTCGGCACCGCGCCATACGGCGAACGGGTGCCGACCAGGCCTGTGGCGAACTGATCGAGATTGGTTTTACCAAGCACGATAGCCCCGGCGGCTTTGAGGTTCGCCACCACGGCGGCGTCTTCCTGCGGGGTATAGGCAAATGCCGGGCATGCCGCCGTCGTGGGCAGGCCCGCCACATCGATATTGTCTTTCACCGCGAACGGCACGCCGAAAAGCGGAAAATCCACCAGGGTTTTACCCTGGTCAAGCGCTGCCACCAGCGTCGCTACCTGCGCCTGAATATGCTCAGCGCTGGCGCGCGTTATCCACGCCGGATCGGTGTTTTCAGTTTCAGGAAAAGCAGCGGAATATATTTCGGCAATGCGCTTCGGGTCATCCTGATATTCCCTGCGCCACTCAGCAAGCGTCAGCGGCGTAAAAAGCGGTGAACTCTGTGACATAACTGGCATCCCATCTGGTATACAAGATGGAAGTTATTTAGCAAAGGGAATGCCAGTTTTAAAAAATCATTTAATTTCAAATAGATGGATATTTTATGAGGTATTCTCGGTGCGATTATTTGCTTTTTCAGTGCTTATTATCACGAATCCCTTTCATTATGGTGCAACGGTGCGTCATAAATGTGCAATGCGCTCAGGAGGTAATAAAAATGATGAAGGACAGCATCAGGAATAAGATTTCATGATGGTTAAGAGAGGAGATATTAATATGCGCCGCGCTGACGCTTTGCCCCTTCCCCCTGCGAAGAGAAGGAGATAACACGCCGAGCACGCGGTTAAACGATGGCTGCGCTTTGCTTACCACTAATAAAAAGGGGCGTGTCATACGCCCCTCTTAAATCATCGATGACGCCTGGTGGCTTGTTACCACACCTGGCTTGCCACGCCGGTCACGAGGCGCACTTTTTCCCATTGCTCGGCGGGCGTAATGCTGTTGCCTTCTTCGGTAGAGGCGAAACCGCACTGCGGGCTTAAGCAGATTTGGTTGATATCGACATACTTCGCCGCCTCTTCCAGACGCGCTTTAATCAGCTCCGGGTTCTCCAGCTCGCCATTTTTGGTGGTGATAAGCCCCAGCACAACCTGCTGGTTACCGGGACGAATAAAGCGCAGCGGCGCGAAATCGCCGGAGCGGTCATTATCATATTCCAGGAAAAACGCATCGACATTAACGGTGCCGAACAGCACTTCCGCGACCGGCTCGTAACCGCCTTCAGCAATCCAGCTTGAGCGGAAATTCCCGCGGCAGACATGCAGCCCGATAGTCAGATCCGCAGGCTTGCCTTCCAGCGCCTGGTTCAGCACGCGGGCGTAAATACGCGCCAGCTCGTCAGGATCGTCACCGCGCTCGCGGATTTGACGACGCTGTTCGTCGGAGCACAGATATGCCCACACCGTATCGTCAAGCTGCAGGTAACGGCAGCCGGCATCGTAAAACGCGCGGATGGCGTCACGCCAGGTCGTGGCAAGATCGTTAAAATAGTCGCTCAGGTCAGGGTACACGGTGCGGTCGATGGCCGCTGCGCCGCCGCGAAAATGCAGAACGCTCGGGCTTGGGATCGTCATCTTCGGCTCGGCGTTGCCGCTTACGCTTTTAAGGAAGCGGAAATCTTCCAGCATCGGATGTTCACCAAACGCGACTTTACCGGTCACGCGCACACTTTGCGCTTTGGTCTGGATACCGTTGAACTGGATGCCCTGATTAACTTCCACCAGCTCCACGCCTTGCAGCGCCGCGAAGAAATCCATGTGCCACCAGGCGCGGCGGAATTCACCGTCCGTCACCACATGCAGGCCACACGCGCACTGCTGTTCGACGGCATGACGAATCGCCTCGTCTTCCACACGGCGCAGGTGCGCGGCGTCGATTTCCCCTGCCGCAAACTGCTGGCGGGCTTGCTTAATAGCATCCGGGCGTAAAAAGCTGCCGACGATATCGGCACGGAACGGGGCATGTTGACGTTGCATGGTGTTCTCCTCGTAGCCTGGCGCGATGATCACGTCAGGTGATAGTTCAATTGTTGAATATTTGGCCGTCTGGATGGCTACATGTCCAAAGAATGGCATTTCGCCCTGCATCAGGCAAACGAGGAAATTTCATGGGTGTTGAAAAAAATTCATGTAAAAGAATCCCCACCGAAGTGGGGAAAGTGAAAGGCACAAATCATGATTATTGTTTTTTTGAAGCGGCGTCACTGTCCACGACGCCAGGTATGTCTTTGGTCTCACGTTTAAACTGCCCTTTGAGCGCGTCCACCCCACTTTGCGGTTTAGCGAGCGTTTCCAAATCGGCACGCGAGCGGCGGATCTCTTCGGTATTCACGCCGAGTTTTTTATCACGCTCGGTGACCAGCTCCGGCTTCGCCTCGCCGTCGCGGCTGAAAGACCAGGCAAGCATCGGCGGCCCCAGCGGCAGTGCATCACCCTTATCGCCCGGCCCGCCGGTATGCCATACATGCCAGGTTTTACCATAGCTGTTCATTTTGCTCTGCATCAGACGATGCTCAACCGGTGCCGGAATGCCCGGGGCAATCAGCTGGCCGCTAAGGATTTCGCCGTTATGCGGATGCCAGTACTGTTTTTCCTGCGGCGGCAGTTCATTAAAGAGCTTTTCGGAAATGATATATTCCACGCCATTCATGTTAGCGTCTTTAGTATTGCCATCAAATAAGACGCATTGGGCAAAGTCTTCATTCACCTGATGGCAATAATGATGGGCTTCCATCTGTTTTTCGGGGATCTCTTTCATCGGGTGAAAGCCGACCAGATATATATCAAAACCTTTTAAGGGAGCATTACTTTGCAGCACCGCGGCCCCGGTTTCGAGTAAATTGGTATGCGTCGTTTTACTGGCGCCGGGCGGCGTGTCTTTTTCTGCCTGAACAAAAAAGGCGACGGAAAGTAACGGAAGTAACGTTATTTTTAATGCGCGTTGTAATTTCATAAAGTAATCAGATTGCTGAAGGTATTTACGTCATGCGCGAAACGATCTCCGGTATGAGCATTAACCCATACCGGAGAGACGTTATGCCGGGCGCATGCGGCCTGCCGGTCTGTCAGGAAGACGAACGGCTGCTGCTTTTGCCGCCTTTACGGCCAGCTTCTGCTGCACGCTCACGGTCATTTTTGAAATTACCGCCGCTATTCTGGCCGCCTTTACGACCGGCTTCAGAAGCGCGTTCACGATCTACAGCAAAATTACCTGAACCACCACGATGTTGAGCCATAATATTCTCCTCGGATAAGCAGAGATAATTTAAACCGCGTCCCCACAGTGCGAACGCAAAACTAACTATAGGCTTGCATTCCCGTTTCGCAAGTTACATAAGCCGTCGATATGTATTTTACCGCTACGCTGCCCAAGATATATTCACCCTGTCGCTTTTATCTCCTGAATGGCAAAGGAATTTCTGTCTGCGCCCCTCCGTTTAATAAGAAAACTCCTAAAAGAAAGCGTTAATTATTTCACCGTTTCACTGAGGTCTATTCTTTATCTGCGAAGTGTCGTTCGTTGATTTAATTTCCGATGAGGAGTGATTAATGAAACAGAAATGGTACTGCTGCCCCACCATGAAGTTAAAAGACCGGTTTATGGTGTTAATCATGGGACAGGATGTTTTTCTGCTGTTCCGCAAAGGCGGATCGCTCAGGAAGTCCCGCGACTGGCTCGCCCGGGAGAAAGCAAATTTTATTCCTTTAGGGTAAACCGCTGCGTTTTCTGGTTGCAGACAAAAGCGCTATCCCGTTTAATATGTAGCGCTTTTGTTAACCCCCTGTGAGTATCATGATTGTTCGTCCCCCCCAGCATTGGTTCGCCCGACTCTTCGTCTGGCATGGCTCTGTATTAGCCAAAATTTCTACACGCCTACTCCTTAATTTCCTGCTCTCTGTGACGGTTATTTTCTTTTTACCGTGGTATGAAGCGCTCGGAATTAAACTTACGACCGCGCCGTTCAGTATTCTTGGCGTGGCGATTGCGATTTTCCTCGGCTTTCGTAATAGCACCTGCTTTGCCCGCTTTAATGAGGCGCGTCAGATCTGGGGCCAGTTGGTTATCCATTGCCGGTCGCTGCTGCGCACCGCCCGTACGCTGATGCCCGATAACACGCAGGAGCTGCATCATCTGGTAAATTTAGAAGTCGCGTTTTGCCACTGCCTGCGCCTGACGCTGCGGCGCAAAAAACTGGATAACGTGCTCGACCGTTATCTGACCCGCAGTGAAATGGCGCGCGTGATGCAAAGCAATTCGCCGTGTAACACGCTGTTGCTTATCATGGGCGAATGGCTCGCGGCGCAACGCAACGGGCTCTCTGACATCCTTTTCCAGACGCTCGACGGGCACCTTAATCAGCTTTCGGCGGTGCTTGCAGGCTGCGAACGCATCGCCAATACCCCACCGCCTTTTGCTTATTCGCTGATGCTGCACCGCACCGTGTATTGCTTTTGCATTATGCTGCCCTTTGCGCTGGTGACCGACCTGCACTTTATGACACCGTTTGTTTCCGTGTTTATTTCTTACACATTTATTGCGCTTGATACGCTGGCAGAAGAGCTCGAAGATCCTTTTGGAACGGAAGACAACGACCTGCCGCTGGATGCGCTCTGTAATAACATTGAAATTGACCTGCGCGAAATGAATAACGAGTCACACAAGCCGACAAAGCTCTTGCCGAACCGGCATTATCAGCTTACCTAATGAATAGCCGCATTCTCTATTAATAATGAATAATTCACAGTAAATGATTAGCAGGGTCTATGAATTGTGTTAGCGTAGATCCTGTTCACCTCTTCCCTTCGTTTCTCCAGTAAGGGTCTTTTCCTCTCCTGTTTTGTATTGCAGCCTGGCATTAAGGAATCGCCATGTCTCATTTCACGATCGAAATGCTCTCCGATCAGTGCGGAGTCAGCATGCCGAATTTACGCGCCTGGCAACGGTCTGGATTGCTCAAGCCGGCGCGTGACGATAATGGCAGACGTTATTTTGATTACAGCCATCTGATGCGCATTCATGCCATCCTGAAATGGCTTGATCGCGGTCTGCCGCTTAACGAAGTTGCCCGAATATTAAAGGGCGAGCAAAGCGCGCTGGTCAGCCAGTGGGAAGTGTGGCAGGAGCAATTGCTTGCGACGCTTGAGAAAACCCGCATGGAAAAAGCCCGCACGCTGCTGCGTAAAATGGGCCGTGAGCTGCCAGCCGCGTTGCTTCTGGACAATGTTGTGCTGCCGCTGCGTCTGTGGCTAAGCCACGGTAATTCCAGCGCCCAGCTGACCCGCCGCGCCCGCTTTGACACGCTGATTATTGAATACGCCACGTTTCTGATGCAGTCGCTGCGCAAGCGTCCGGCTTCCGGGCTGGTGGTAATAGCGATGAACAGCCACGATCCGCTCGATGTCTGGCTGGAAGCGATCCGCTTCACGGGTGAAGGGTTTCGCATTGACGTCATGCACAAACCCGTGCCGCTGCCGGATCTTACCCAGTTTGAAGCAGACCATTACCTTATCTACAGCGACGTGCCGCTGACGCCCGCACAGCTTGCGCTCTGGCAGCAGTGGCAGCTTGATGGAATGCCGCTCTTCAGCGCAGGTGCCGGTTTCGCCGCGCCCCCTGAGCTGCCTGACGCCGCTAACCTGCCGGACGACAGCGCCGACGACAGCGCCTTCTCAACTTACTAAGCCCCACCGAGGCTTAGTTCCCTTTCCTGCACGTTTCGTAAAACGGTTACCGAACTGTCGTCTTTTCGTCACACCTGACGGGCTTTGTTAAAGGATGGTGCGACTATAAAGCGGGAGGCGTGATGCCGGGTGCCGCCGATCTGTTTATCTGTATGCCGGGGATCGTGTTACTGGTGGGGTTTCTTGCCGCGTATTGCAGCAACAAATGGGATGACTGAGCGTGAGATAAAAAAATACCGCCAGGATGACCTGACGGTAAGGCTTGCATGGATCGTTTATTGTCCTGCGCTCAACATCGCGCTTATGAGAGGATCATCGCACGCGCGGGCTCAACGTAGCCTAAACGTGGCGTTATTCACTTAAACCACGGTTTTTCAACATCGGCTCGATGCGCGGCGCATGCCCGCGCCAGGCCACCCACAAGGCGTCGAGATCGCTGCTGTTACCGCGCGACAAAATCGCCTCACGAAAACGCTCGCCGTTTTGCGCCGTCAGCCCGCCCTGCTCTACAAACCACATATAGCCATCGTCAGCCAGCATCTGCGTCCAGAGATAGGCGTAATAGCCCGCCGCATAACCACCGCCAAAAATATGCGCAAAATAGGTGCTGCGATAGCGGGGAGGCACACAGGGCAGCGCGATATTTTCCTGCGCGAGGGCGGCGGCCTCAAAAGCGGTGACGTCATCAGGCGCAGAGGACGGCGAGAGGCTATGCCAGTGTTGATCCAGCAGGGCCGCGGCCAGCAGCTCGGTCATGTCGTAGCCTTTGTTAAAACGTACCGCGCGGAAAAGTTTTTCACGAAGCGCCTCGGACATCGGCTCGCCGGTCTGATAATGGCGCGCGTAATGGGCGAACACCTCCGGCTGGCTTGCCCAGTGCTCGTTAATTTGCGACGGGAACTCCACGAAATCACGCGGCGTATTGGTGCCGGAGAGCGTCGCATAACGCTGACGTGCAAATAATCCATGGAGCGTATGGCCGAACTCATGAAACAGCGTGATGACATCATCCCAGGAGATGAGCGCAGGCTGTCCGGCGGCGGGTTTAAGATAGTTGCAGACGTTGTAGATGACCGGCTTGTGACCGGCAAGCGTCGACTGCTCGACGAAATTGCCCATCCACGCGCCGCCGCTTTTGCTGTCACGCGCGAAGAAATCGCCGTAAAAGAGCGCAAGCCCGCTGCCGTCTTTATCGAAAATCTCCCAGACGCGCACGTCAGGATGATACACCGGGATGTCGGTGCGTTCGGTAAAGCGTAAGCCAAACAGCGCGCTGGCCGCGTAAAAAACGCCGTGGATAAGCACATTATTGAGCTCGAAATAGGGTTTGATCTGTGCCTCATCAAGCGCGTATTTCTCGCGTCGCACCTGTTCGGCATAAAACGCCCAGTCCCAGGCTTGCGCCTGAAAACCCCCTTGCTGGCTGTCGATAGCCTGCTGAATATCCGCAAGCTCGCGTTTAGCGCGGTCGGTTGCCGCAGGTACGATGTCACGCATAAAGCGCAGCGCCGCGTCCGGCGTTTTCGCCATCTGATCGGCGAGCGTCCAGGCCGCGAAATCCTCAAAGCCCAGTAACGCGGCCTGTTGCGCGCGCAGTTGTGCAAGGCGCAGCACCAGCGCGCGGGTATCGTTGGCATCGCCCTTCTCGGTGCGGTGCCAGCCTGCTTTAAAAAGCGCCTCGCGCGTGTCGCGATGAGCGAGCGACTGTAGCGCAGGCTGTTGAGTGGTGTTAAGAAGCGCGATAAGCCAGCGGCCTTCCAGCCCTTTTTCGCGCGCGGCCTCGGCAGCGGCGGCAATTTCCGCCTCACTCAGGCCCGCCAGCGCCGCCTGTGAGGTGACCAGCAGCCCGCCAGCTTTATCTGCCGCCAGCAGGCGCTGGTTGAACTGGCTGGTGAGCTGCGCCGCTTCACGGTTAAGTGCTTTAAGCTGTGCTTTCTCGTCTGCGCCAAGCGTTGCGCCGGCGAGCATAAACTGCTGCCAGACGACCTCGACCAGACGCAAAGACTCGTCATCGAGCCCCAGCGCGTGACGCGCTTCGTACACGGTATTGAGGCGTGCGAATAAAGTGTCGTTAAAGTGGATATCGTCCGCAAGCGCCGCAAGCTCGGTGGAGAATGCCTCATCAAGCGCTTGCAGATAATCGTTGGTGTGCGCTGAGGTCATAGCGAAAAAGACGCTGGTGACGCGCGCGAGCATCGCGCCGCTGCGCTCCAGCGCCAGAAAGGTGTTTTCAAACGTCGGCGCGGCGGTGTCGCTGGCGATAGCGTCGATGTCGGCGCGCTTCTGGCGCACCGCCTCATCAAAGGCGGGACGATAGTGTTGATCGGTTATCGCATCGAACGGCGGCGCGCCATAAGGCAGCGTGCTCACTGAAGAAAAAGGGGTGGTCACCGGCATGAGTTTCTCCCGCAAAAAGCGTGATGGCAAAATCACAGCTTATGCAGCCGCGCCGGAAACGGCAATGGTTTCACGCGGCAAGCTATCAGGAAGTGATATTCCACAGGGCGCGCCGGGCGTGCTAAGGTAACTGTTCTGAAAAAGCCTTGAGGAACAGCGAGATGATTATTCTGGTAACCGGCGCCACGGCGGGTTTTGGCGAGGCCATTACCCGTCGCTTTGTGAAAAACGGTCATAAAGTCATTGCGACAGGCCGCCGTCAGGCGCGTCTCGACGCGCTGAAGGATGAGCTTGGCGAGAGCGTGTTGACGCTGCAACTTGACGTGCGCAACCGCGCGGCTATTGATGAGGCGATCGCAAGCCTGCCGCTGGAGTGGCGCGACATCGACGTGCTGGTGAATAACGCAGGGCTGGCGCTGGGAATGGAGCCTGCGCATAAAGCGAGCGTTGAAGACTGGGAAAATATGATAGACACCAATAACAAAGGCCTGGTGTACATGACCCGCGCCGTTCTGCCTGGCATGGTCGAGCGTAACCGGGGACATATTATTAATATCGGCTCCACCGCAGGCAGCTGGCCTTACGCGGGCGGCAATGTCTATGGCGCGACCAAAGCTTTTGTGCGCCAGTTCAGCCTGAACCTGCGCACCGATTTACACGGTACTGCGGTACGCGTGACCGATATCGAGCCGGGCCTGGTCGGTGGGACGGAGTTTTCCAACGTGCGCTTTAAAGGTGACGATGCGAAAGCGGGTAAAACCTACGAAAACACTAACGCACTGACTCCGGAAGATGTGACTGAAGCGGTCTGGTGGGTCGCGTCGCTGCCTGCGCACGTGAACATCAACACCGTTGAGATGATGCCGGTCAGCCAGAGCTTCGCCGGGCTTAGCGTGCATCGCCAGTAGTTCCCCTATGCCCGTTCCCCGCGCCTTTGCTGGGCGGGGTGGGCAATTAATGTTAAATTGCCGCAGTTACCCGCAAATAAAGACTGAAGAATGGCCGCTGAAACCCCGCTCAACCCGACCCAGCCGGTGAGTCAACAGATTTACCGCATCCTGCGCCGCGATATCGTGCATTGCCTGATCCCCCCCGGCACGCCGCTTTCTGAAAAAGAGGTGTCGGTACGCTTTGACGTGTCGCGCCAGCCGGTGCGTGAGGCCTTTATTAAGCTTGCGGAAAACGGTCTGATTCAGATCCGCCCGCAGCGGGGCAGCTTCGTCAATAAAATCTCTCTGCGCCAGGTGCGCAACGGCTGCTTTGTCCGCCAGGCCATTGAGCGCGCCGTCGTCCAGCGTGCCGCGACGATGGTAACCGACGCTGACCTCTACCAGCTTGAGCAAAACCTTAATCAGCAGCGCACGGCTATCGATCGCAAACAACTGGGCGATTTCTTTCAGCTCGATGATGAATTTCACTACCGCCTGACGCAGGTTGCAGATTGCCAGCTTGCCTGGGACACAGTCGAGAATATCAAGGCCACCATTGATCGGGTGCGCTACATGAGCCTCGATCATGTTTCTCCGCCCGAGATGTTGCTGCGCCAGCACAACGATATTTTTCACGCGCTGGAAGCGCGCGACGCGCAGGCCGCGGATGAAACGATGCGCCTGCATCTTCAGGAGATCAGCGAATCTGTTTTGTTGATCCGCCAGGAAAACCGCGACTGGTTCAGCGAAGAGTAACCACGCGGCGTTTTACTTCGTCAAAGGATGGATGCGATGCGTGCGTTACTGCTACTGGGCTGCGCCCTTTTCTCTTCTCCACTGCTGGCGGATTGCCTGCAAACGGAGGCCAACGCCGTGGCCGCGGCTGAATTTACCTACTCCGTCAGAACGGTGACTGGCGCGCCCCACGCGCCTTTCTATTCCGCGCCATCCGCCGCGTGCAAGCTGGACGCGTTCCTGGTGCCTGGCGATACGGTGCAGGTTTATCGCCTGGCAAAACCAGCCGGTGGCGAGGCCACAGCCTCGTTCGCCTGGGTAAGTTATCGCGACGCCGCCGGACGCGTGGCAACAGGCTGGATGGATACCTCATCGCTGCGCGAACAACCCGCGTTATTGACACCGCAAGGCGCCTGCGCTGCCCGCCTTCGCGACCTGGACGGCGTGCAGGACACACCCGAGGCGGCCAACCGTTATCAGGTCACTGGCGGCCGCCGCTTTTTCTACTCCGCGCCTGACGCACAGTGTCGTGATACGCAGCTGTTTCTGGTCGCAGGCGATACGGTAAGCGTGACGCGCGCGCTGCCGGATGCCGGATTCAGCGAGGCGACCTGGTATGGGAAAGACGGGAAAATCGTCAGGGGCTGGCTTGAAACCCCGGCGCTGCGCGCCACCGGCGATGGCGAGCGCTGGCGTGACGATATCAGCCCAAGCCCGCTTGCCCGCGTGACGCGTACCGTTTCGCTGGCGCTTAATCCCAACGGTCAGTGCATTTTCTATGAGAATGCCCAGGACGGCGGCCTTTTTCGCCTGCTGGTGCGCGAGGATCATACGCGCGACGGATGTCGCGGTGGTGCGGATCCAGAAGTGGCACCGGTGGTGGCCACGATAGATATCGATATTGCCAGCGGAAATATTGTGCGCAGAGCACCAGCGGGCGAGTAATTTCGGCACGTGACATTCATCACACAAATGCCTCGTTTTTGATCGAGATTAACGTTTTTCCGGTTGCGGTTTTTAAAATGGGGCTCGTCTGGATCATTACCACCTGTTCAGAGGAGAAATCACCATGATGACCTACGATCGCAACCGTAACGCTATTACTACCGGCAGCCGCGTGATGATTAGTACATCCGGCCAGACTGGCGTCATTAAAGCTATCCATGGCGAAGGGATGACGCCGGAGCAGATCCGTCGCGGGCGCACTGTTGAAGTGGAAGGTTGCGAAGGTAAATTCGAGCCGATCGCGCTGATTCGTCTGGGGTTACATTAATTTCGTGCGGCGGGTAGCGTCAGGTTTACCCGCCCGGCGTAAAACAAAAAATGCCGCTGTAGCGGCATTTTTTTCAGGCAGACGTTTCATTCAACGGGCGCATGGCGCCAGGCTTATCCGTCCTGCGCCATCAGGCAAACTGTTTTACGTAATGCGCCACCGTGGCTTTCGCGCCCGCTTCCTGCAACATCGTATACGCCTGCGTGACCTGCGCAACAAACGCAGGCTGACGCGCGAGATCCTCGCCGAAAATCGCACTGATGCCGAGCAGCGCCTGCACGCGGGCTTCACCCTCTTCGCTTGCGCGCACCACGTGCTGAATTACATCCTGCAGCGGGTCGCACACCTCAATGGGGTTG from the Cronobacter condimenti 1330 genome contains:
- a CDS encoding cobalamin-independent methionine synthase II family protein, with the translated sequence MQRQHAPFRADIVGSFLRPDAIKQARQQFAAGEIDAAHLRRVEDEAIRHAVEQQCACGLHVVTDGEFRRAWWHMDFFAALQGVELVEVNQGIQFNGIQTKAQSVRVTGKVAFGEHPMLEDFRFLKSVSGNAEPKMTIPSPSVLHFRGGAAAIDRTVYPDLSDYFNDLATTWRDAIRAFYDAGCRYLQLDDTVWAYLCSDEQRRQIRERGDDPDELARIYARVLNQALEGKPADLTIGLHVCRGNFRSSWIAEGGYEPVAEVLFGTVNVDAFFLEYDNDRSGDFAPLRFIRPGNQQVVLGLITTKNGELENPELIKARLEEAAKYVDINQICLSPQCGFASTEEGNSITPAEQWEKVRLVTGVASQVW
- a CDS encoding OBAP family protein; this translates as MKLQRALKITLLPLLSVAFFVQAEKDTPPGASKTTHTNLLETGAAVLQSNAPLKGFDIYLVGFHPMKEIPEKQMEAHHYCHQVNEDFAQCVLFDGNTKDANMNGVEYIISEKLFNELPPQEKQYWHPHNGEILSGQLIAPGIPAPVEHRLMQSKMNSYGKTWHVWHTGGPGDKGDALPLGPPMLAWSFSRDGEAKPELVTERDKKLGVNTEEIRRSRADLETLAKPQSGVDALKGQFKRETKDIPGVVDSDAASKKQ
- a CDS encoding con-10 family general stress protein → MAQHRGGSGNFAVDRERASEAGRKGGQNSGGNFKNDRERAAEAGRKGGKSSSRSSS
- a CDS encoding bestrophin family protein, with the protein product MIVRPPQHWFARLFVWHGSVLAKISTRLLLNFLLSVTVIFFLPWYEALGIKLTTAPFSILGVAIAIFLGFRNSTCFARFNEARQIWGQLVIHCRSLLRTARTLMPDNTQELHHLVNLEVAFCHCLRLTLRRKKLDNVLDRYLTRSEMARVMQSNSPCNTLLLIMGEWLAAQRNGLSDILFQTLDGHLNQLSAVLAGCERIANTPPPFAYSLMLHRTVYCFCIMLPFALVTDLHFMTPFVSVFISYTFIALDTLAEELEDPFGTEDNDLPLDALCNNIEIDLREMNNESHKPTKLLPNRHYQLT
- a CDS encoding MerR family transcriptional regulator, with protein sequence MSHFTIEMLSDQCGVSMPNLRAWQRSGLLKPARDDNGRRYFDYSHLMRIHAILKWLDRGLPLNEVARILKGEQSALVSQWEVWQEQLLATLEKTRMEKARTLLRKMGRELPAALLLDNVVLPLRLWLSHGNSSAQLTRRARFDTLIIEYATFLMQSLRKRPASGLVVIAMNSHDPLDVWLEAIRFTGEGFRIDVMHKPVPLPDLTQFEADHYLIYSDVPLTPAQLALWQQWQLDGMPLFSAGAGFAAPPELPDAANLPDDSADDSAFSTY
- the mgtS gene encoding protein MgtS, producing MPGAADLFICMPGIVLLVGFLAAYCSNKWDD
- the dcp gene encoding peptidyl-dipeptidase Dcp, whose protein sequence is MPVTTPFSSVSTLPYGAPPFDAITDQHYRPAFDEAVRQKRADIDAIASDTAAPTFENTFLALERSGAMLARVTSVFFAMTSAHTNDYLQALDEAFSTELAALADDIHFNDTLFARLNTVYEARHALGLDDESLRLVEVVWQQFMLAGATLGADEKAQLKALNREAAQLTSQFNQRLLAADKAGGLLVTSQAALAGLSEAEIAAAAEAAREKGLEGRWLIALLNTTQQPALQSLAHRDTREALFKAGWHRTEKGDANDTRALVLRLAQLRAQQAALLGFEDFAAWTLADQMAKTPDAALRFMRDIVPAATDRAKRELADIQQAIDSQQGGFQAQAWDWAFYAEQVRREKYALDEAQIKPYFELNNVLIHGVFYAASALFGLRFTERTDIPVYHPDVRVWEIFDKDGSGLALFYGDFFARDSKSGGAWMGNFVEQSTLAGHKPVIYNVCNYLKPAAGQPALISWDDVITLFHEFGHTLHGLFARQRYATLSGTNTPRDFVEFPSQINEHWASQPEVFAHYARHYQTGEPMSEALREKLFRAVRFNKGYDMTELLAAALLDQHWHSLSPSSAPDDVTAFEAAALAQENIALPCVPPRYRSTYFAHIFGGGYAAGYYAYLWTQMLADDGYMWFVEQGGLTAQNGERFREAILSRGNSSDLDALWVAWRGHAPRIEPMLKNRGLSE
- the ydfG gene encoding bifunctional NADP-dependent 3-hydroxy acid dehydrogenase/3-hydroxypropionate dehydrogenase YdfG — translated: MIILVTGATAGFGEAITRRFVKNGHKVIATGRRQARLDALKDELGESVLTLQLDVRNRAAIDEAIASLPLEWRDIDVLVNNAGLALGMEPAHKASVEDWENMIDTNNKGLVYMTRAVLPGMVERNRGHIINIGSTAGSWPYAGGNVYGATKAFVRQFSLNLRTDLHGTAVRVTDIEPGLVGGTEFSNVRFKGDDAKAGKTYENTNALTPEDVTEAVWWVASLPAHVNINTVEMMPVSQSFAGLSVHRQ
- a CDS encoding GntR family transcriptional regulator; this encodes MAAETPLNPTQPVSQQIYRILRRDIVHCLIPPGTPLSEKEVSVRFDVSRQPVREAFIKLAENGLIQIRPQRGSFVNKISLRQVRNGCFVRQAIERAVVQRAATMVTDADLYQLEQNLNQQRTAIDRKQLGDFFQLDDEFHYRLTQVADCQLAWDTVENIKATIDRVRYMSLDHVSPPEMLLRQHNDIFHALEARDAQAADETMRLHLQEISESVLLIRQENRDWFSEE
- the ydfZ gene encoding putative selenium delivery protein YdfZ, with protein sequence MMTYDRNRNAITTGSRVMISTSGQTGVIKAIHGEGMTPEQIRRGRTVEVEGCEGKFEPIALIRLGLH